The following proteins come from a genomic window of Schistocerca gregaria isolate iqSchGreg1 chromosome X, iqSchGreg1.2, whole genome shotgun sequence:
- the LOC126298281 gene encoding uncharacterized protein LOC126298281, whose amino-acid sequence MVEAEDQRIPDHARREPVQKHRTKRNSLSARWKQKTSGYQTTDHGRREPVQKHRTKRNSLSARWKQKTSGYQTTRGGSRCRSTAQRGKASGHGGSRRPADTRPRKEGAGAEAPHNEEQRQCTVEAEDQRIPDHARREPVQKHSTKRKSLSAWWKQKTSGYQTTQGGSGCRSTAQRGTASVHSGSRRPADTRPQTTGGGRRCRSTAQRGTASVHGGSRRPADTGPREEGAGAEAQHKEEKPQGMVEAEDQRIPDHARREPVQKHRTMRNSVSARWKQKTSGYQTTRGGSRCRSTAQRGKASVHGGSRRPADTRPRKEEAGAEAPHKEEQRQCTVEAEDQRIPDHRLRVEEGGAEAPPKRNRVSAQWKQKTSGYRTTRGGSRCRSTAQRGTASVHVGSRRPADTRPPDHRPREEGAGAEAPHKEEQRQCMVEAEDQRIPDHARREPVQKHRTKRNSLSAQWKQKTSGYRTTRGGIRCRSTAQRGTASVHGGSRRPADTRPREEGVGAEAPHKEEQRQCTVEAEDQRITDNARREPVQKHSTKRKSLSAWWKQKTSG is encoded by the coding sequence atggtggaagcagaagaccagcggataccagaccacgcaaggagggagccggtgcagaagcaccgcacaaagaggaacagcctcagtgcacgttggaagcagaagaccagcggataccagaccacagaccacgggaggagggagccggtgcagaagcaccgcacaaagaggaacagcctcagtgcacggtggaagcagaagaccagcggataccagaccacgcgaggagggagccggtgcagaagcacagcacaaagaggaaaaGCCTCAGGGcatggtggaagcagaagaccagcggataccagaccacgcaaggagggagccggtgcagaagcaccgcaCAATGAGGAACAGCGTCAgtgcacggtggaagcagaagaccagcggataccagaccacgcgaggagggagccggtgcagaagcacagcacaaagaggaaaaGCCTCAGTGcatggtggaagcagaagaccagcggataccagaccacgcAAGGAGGAAGCGGGTGCAGAAGcaccgcacaaagaggaacagcgtcagtgcacagtggaagcagaagaccagcggataccagaccacagaCTACGGGTGGAGGAAGGCGGTGCAGAAGcaccgcacaaagaggaacagcctcagtgcacggtggaagcagaagaccagcggataccggaccacgcgaggagggagccggtgcagaagcacagcacaaagaggaaaaGCCTCAGGGcatggtggaagcagaagaccagcggataccagaccacgcaaggagggagccggtgcagaagcaccgcaCAATGAGGAACAGCGTCAgtgcacggtggaagcagaagaccagcggataccagaccacgcgaggagggagccggtgcagaagcacagcacaaagaggaaaaGCCTCAGTGcatggtggaagcagaagaccagcggataccagaccacgcAAGGAGGAAGCGGGTGCAGAAGcaccgcacaaagaggaacagcgtcagtgcacagtggaagcagaagaccagcggataccagaccacagaCTACGGGTGGAGGAAGGCGGTGCAGAAGCACCCCCAAAGAGGAACAGGGTCAGTGcacagtggaagcagaagaccagcggataccggaccacgcgaggagggagccggtgcagaagcaccgcaCAAAGAGGAACTGCCTCAGTGCAcgttggaagcagaagaccagcggataccagaccaccAGACCACAGACCACGGGAGGAGGGAGCCGGAGCAGAAGcaccgcacaaagaggaacagcgtcagtgcatggtggaagcagaagaccagcggataccagaccacgcgaggagggagccggtgcagaagcaccgcacaaagaggaacagcctcagtgcacagtggaagcagaagaccagcggataccggaCCACACGAGGAGGGAtccggtgcagaagcacagcacaaagaggaacagcctcagtgcacggtggaagcagaagaccagcggataccagaccacgggaggagggagtcggtgcagaagcaccgcacaaagaggaacagcgtcAATGCAccgtggaagcagaagaccagcggataacAGACAacgcgaggagggagccggtgcagaagcacagcacaaagaggaaaaGCCTCAGTGcatggtggaagcagaagaccagcggataa